One part of the Thermodesulfovibrio sp. 3462-1 genome encodes these proteins:
- the ispD gene encoding 2-C-methyl-D-erythritol 4-phosphate cytidylyltransferase — translation MKCSAIIVSAGLGKRFGSPDKVFFEVNDKPIFIWAVQAFDNLEFINDIWIVTRKDAVQKVRSYLKIFNIKKVKEIVEGGKERQDSVYNALKVMPEDTEVVLIHDAVRPLVSKELVERVFYAMSPQIDGVIPVTRITDTVKWIKSKNIVGGTLNREILRTVQTPQAFWFKKILKVYEKAYREGVYGTDDAFLIERYGGTIYTVEGDEKNIKITTRQDLEKMKSLYLNNLQSSILNIRVGIGHDSHRLVSGRKLIIGGIEIPYEKGLEGHSDADVLVHAIIDAILGSAGAGDIGTHFPDTDPQYRDISSFVLLEKTLKLVHEQKIEPLWIDCIIFAEKPKLSPYIPRMVQNFQKLGLKVNIKAKTAEGMGFIGRGEGIAAQAICLSSIKLEP, via the coding sequence ATGAAGTGTAGCGCTATAATTGTTTCAGCTGGCTTAGGGAAAAGATTTGGCTCGCCAGATAAAGTATTTTTTGAAGTAAATGACAAACCAATTTTTATATGGGCTGTTCAAGCTTTTGACAATCTTGAGTTTATCAATGATATATGGATCGTAACAAGAAAAGATGCAGTCCAAAAAGTACGCTCTTATCTAAAAATTTTTAACATTAAAAAAGTTAAAGAAATTGTTGAAGGTGGAAAGGAAAGACAGGACTCTGTTTACAATGCCTTGAAAGTAATGCCAGAGGATACAGAAGTTGTTTTAATTCATGATGCAGTCCGTCCATTGGTCAGTAAAGAATTGGTAGAAAGGGTGTTTTATGCCATGAGTCCACAGATTGACGGTGTAATCCCGGTAACAAGAATAACCGATACAGTTAAATGGATTAAAAGTAAAAACATTGTTGGCGGAACGCTTAATAGAGAAATTCTAAGAACAGTGCAAACGCCTCAGGCATTTTGGTTTAAAAAGATTCTTAAGGTTTACGAAAAAGCTTACAGAGAAGGAGTTTATGGAACGGATGATGCCTTTTTAATAGAAAGATATGGTGGCACAATTTATACTGTAGAAGGTGATGAAAAAAACATTAAAATAACAACAAGGCAGGACCTGGAAAAAATGAAATCACTTTATTTAAACAATCTTCAGTCTTCAATCTTAAATATAAGAGTTGGTATAGGACATGACAGTCACAGGCTTGTCTCAGGAAGAAAACTTATTATCGGAGGAATTGAAATACCTTATGAAAAAGGACTTGAAGGGCATTCAGATGCCGATGTTTTAGTTCATGCAATAATTGATGCAATACTTGGCTCAGCAGGAGCAGGTGACATAGGAACACATTTTCCTGATACAGATCCTCAATATAGGGATATTTCAAGCTTTGTTTTACTTGAGAAAACTTTAAAACTTGTGCATGAGCAAAAAATTGAACCATTATGGATTGACTGCATAATATTTGCTGAAAAACCAAAACTCAGCCCTTATATACCGAGAATGGTACAAAACTTTCAAAAACTTGGATTAAAAGTAAACATCAAAGCAAAAACAGCTGAAGGCATGGGATTTATTGGAAGAGGTGAAGGAATAGCCGCCCAGGCAATATGCCTGAGCAGCATAAAATTAGAACCTTAA